One Diospyros lotus cultivar Yz01 chromosome 1, ASM1463336v1, whole genome shotgun sequence genomic window carries:
- the LOC127790148 gene encoding uncharacterized protein LOC127790148 codes for MECNKDESVRAKVIAERKLTEKDFGGAKKFAMKAQSLYPGLEGLSQMLTIVDVYIAAENKVSGEVDWYGILGVNPSADDDTVRKQYRKLALMLHPDKNKSIGADGAFKLISEAWSLLSDKAKRLAYNERRSSKGFHQKVPVQSGGPSAPPTANGFHNFSNRASSNARMQTNTAQMRPTSVGTSHRRADTFWTICHRCSMHYEYLRIYLNHNLLCPNCRQAFMASETGPPASFSNPSGSPSQQRYQNPNHHAPYGNRFDPGRYAGATQNPEQGRPILFSHTNIQQGSFARTAGVARTVSPPAAANVVQQENEKLKRKREEALAGGGGEMHLKKRGGLDSISNGNGGNTASHKQMGNGGAGMGGVFRFRKGGLETDRAHGFSGGYSKPNSTRELTQLETRNMLMKKACTEISKKLNEWNSETPTKAGEIKKEKLKVKEKEKMKNFLKDNMHELNGNGVSSRTKERQQDKKRSTSTSADDTGKQNPELLSINVPDPDFHDFDLDRSESSFGDSQVWAAYDDDDGMPRFYAMIHKVISLKPFKMRISWLNSKTNSEFGPIDWVGSGFTKTCGDLRIGKYEMNKSLNSFSHKVKWEKGPRGTICIYPKKGDVWALYRNWSPDWNAHTPDEVIHKYDMVEVLEDYSEDQGVSVAPLVKVAGFRTVFCTDMDPEKVRKIPKEEMFRLSHQVPNYLLTGLEAQNAPKGCQELDPAATPLELLQVIVEGNGVTIEENRGKAGKVLLQSSTETRVDEIGKNIKRTKDEELGAKNEETKEKQQVHEAGKEMLQSTTETKVDEIAINVKKTKEEELGGNNAETKVKQQAS; via the coding sequence ATGGAGTGCAATAAAGATGAGTCTGTTAGGGCAAAAGTGATTGCTGAGAGAAAGTTAACAGAGAAGGATTTTGGTGGTGCAAAGAAATTTGCCATGAAAGCCCAATCCTTATATCCTGGGCTTGAAGGTCTTTCCCAAATGTTGACAATTGTTGATGTTTATATTGCTGCTGAAAATAAAGTAAGTGGGGAAGTTGATTGGTATGGCATTCTTGGTGTAAATCCCTCTGCCGATGATGACACAGTGAGAAAACAATATAGAAAATTGGCTCTCATGCTTCACCCTGATAAAAACAAATCTATTGGAGCAGATGGTGCATTTAAGCTTATTTCTGAGGCGTGGAGTTTGTTGTCTGATAAGGCAAAAAGGTTGGCTTATAATGAACGGAGAAGTTCAAAAGGGTTCCATCAGAAAGTTCCAGTCCAGAGCGGAGGTCCTTCAGCACCTCCAACTGCAAATGGTTTTCACAATTTCTCAAATAGAGCATCATCAAATGCAAGGATGCAGACCAATACTGCTCAGATGCGGCCTACTTCAGTTGGTACGTCCCATCGAAGAGCTGATACATTTTGGACTATCTGCCACCGATGCAGCATGCACTATGAGTACCTTAGGATTTATCTCAACCATAATCTCCTCTGCCCCAACTGTCGTCAAGCTTTCATGGCTTCAGAAACTGGTCCGCCCGCCAGTTTCTCTAACCCATCTGGTTCACCATCTCAGCAAAGGTATCAAAACCCAAATCATCATGCTCCCTATGGTAATAGATTTGATCCAGGAAGATATGCTGGAGCTACTCAAAATCCAGAACAAGGAAGGCCAATTTTATTTAGCCACACAAACATCCAGCAGGGTTCTTTTGCAAGAACAGCGGGTGTGGCAAGAACAGTCTCACCCCCTGCAGCTGCAAATGTTGTTCAGCAGGAAAATGAGAAGCTGAAGAGAAAGCGTGAGGAGGCACTGGCTGGTGGTGGTGGGGAGATGCATTTGAAAAAGAGGGGAGGACTAGATAGCATAAGTAATGGTAATGGAGGGAACACAGCAAGTCATAAACAGATGGGAAATGGTGGAGCAGGTATGGGAGGCGTATTTAGATTCAGAAAGGGTGGTCTTGAAACTGATAGGGCCCATGGCTTTTCTGGAGGTTATAGCAAGCCTAACAGCACCAGAGAGTTGACACAGCTTGAAACGCGGAACATGCTGATGAAAAAAGCTTGCACAGAAATTTCCAAGAAGCTGAATGAATGGAACTCAGAGACTCCAACAAAGGCTGgggaaataaagaaagagaagctgaaggtaaaagaaaaggagaaaatgaaaaactttCTGAAAGATAACATGCATGAACTCAATGGAAATGGAGTGTCTTCTCGTACCAAGGAAAGACAACAAGACAAGAAACGTTCCACCAGTACTTCTGCTGATGATACGGGGAAACAGAACCCAGAACTACTATCAATTAATGTCCCAGATCCTGATTTTCATGATTTTGACCTGGACCGGTCAGAAAGTTCTTTTGGAGATAGCCAAGTGTGGGCTgcttatgatgatgatgatggcatgCCGCGGTTCTATGCTATGATTCATAAGGTAATATCCTTGAAACCATTCAAGATGCGCATAAGTTGGCTTAACTCAAAAACCAACAGTGAATTCGGTCCAATAGATTGGGTAGGTTCTGGTTTCACTAAAACTTGTGGGGATCTTAGgattggaaaatatgagatgaaCAAATCTCTAAATTCATTTTCCCACAAAGTTAAGTGGGAAAAGGGTCCACGTGGGACCATTTGTATATATCCCAAAAAGGGGGATGTGTGGGCTCTCTACAGAAACTGGTCTCCTGATTGGAATGCACATACCCCAGATGAAGTGATACACAAATATGACATGGTGGAAGTGCTTGAAGACTATAGTGAGGATCAAGGTGTCTCTGTTGCTCCTCTTGTTAAGGTTGCTGGTTTCAGGACAGTATTTTGTACAGATATGGACCCTGAGAAAgtaagaaaaataccaaaagaGGAGATGTTCCGCTTATCGCATCAGGTTCCAAATTATTTGCTGACCGGCCTTGAAGCTCAAAATGCTCCTAAAGGCTGCCAAGAGCTGGATCCAGCAGCTACCCCTTTGGAACTTCTTCAAGTCATTGTGGAAGGTAATGGGGTGACAATAGAGGAAAATCGTGGGAAAGCTGGGAAGGTGTTGTTGCAGAGCTCTACAGAAACTAGAGTGGATGAGATtgggaaaaatattaaaaggaCCAAGGACGAAGAGTTGGGAgcaaaaaatgaagaaaccAAGGAGAAACAACAGGTTCATGAAGCTGGGAAAGAGATGTTGCAGAGCACTACAGAAACGAAGGTTGATGAGATTGCAATAAACGTGAAAAAGACCAAGGAAGAAGAATTGGGAGGAAACAATGCAGAAACCAAGGTGAAACAACAGGCTTCATGA
- the LOC127796404 gene encoding probable trehalose-phosphate phosphatase D isoform X2, with product MNLRTLELGNGESVKSTAAVGNFKLTNVAISDETMRGNFAKLCRAMGFRRSMSNGQNIESISKAKHDKDSGDHTATDPSDLDASDTIYSAWLNEHPSALRCFKGMMSTAKGKKIIVFLDYDGTLSPIVNDPDRAFMSDRMRSAVHEVARRFPTAIISGRSRDKVYEFVQLDEVYYAGSHGLDIRGPPLQLKSYDAKYQTRALDKKMLKEFEKKTSEIQGVVIEDNRFSISVHYRHVQEKDYGILQEAVHSVLAKYPCFHLTKGLKVLEIRPSIKWNKGHALEYLLDTLGFTSSSNFLPVYIGDDQTDEDAFKVLQSKGLGFPIIVSSIPRHTMASHSLHDPSEVLSFLIRLARWGENSSN from the exons ATGAACCTACGTACCCTCGAGTTAGGCAATG GTGAATCGGTGAAATCCACTGCAGCCGTTGGAAATTTTAAGCTCACAAACGTTGCAATTTCAGACG AGACTATGAGGGGAAACTTTGCGAAGCTTTGTCGGGCAATGGGATTTCGAAGATCAATGTCCAATGGGCAAAATATTGAATCGATCTCAAAAGCTAAGCATGACAAGGATAGTGGTGATCACACTGCAACAGACCCAAGTGATCTGGATGCTTCAGATACAATTTATAGCGCTTGGTTG AATGAACACCCTTCTGCATTGAGATGTTTCAAAGGGATGATGAGCACTGCCAAGGGGAAGAAGATCATCGTGTTCTTGGATTACGATGGCACCCTCTCGCCAATCGTAAATGACCCTGACCGCGCTTTCATGTCTGATAGG ATGCGCTCTGCGGTACATGAAGTTGCTAGGCGATTTCCAACAGCCATAATTAGTGGTCGAAGCCGAGACAAG GTGTATGAATTTGTACAATTAGATGAGGTATACTATGCTGGAAGCCATGGTTTGGATATAAGGGGTCCGCCACTGCAGCTGAAGTCTTATGATGCCAAGTACCAAACCAGAGCTCTCGATAAAAAG ATGTTGAAAGAATTCGAGAAGAAAACATCTGAAATACAGGGTGTCGTGATAGAAGACAATAGGTTCTCCATCTCTGTACATTACCGGCATGTCCAGGAGAAG GATTATGGCATATTACAAGAGGCGGTGCACTCTGTGCTTGCCAAATATCCATGTTTTCACCTGACAAAAGGCTTAAAGGTCTTGGAAATTCGGCCATCAATTAAGTGGAACAAAGGCCATGCACTGGAATATTTACTTGATACTCTGGGATTCACAAGCTCCAGTAATTTCCTTCCTGTTTATATTGGAGACGATCAGACTGATGAAGATGCTTTCAAG GTTCTACAGAGTAAAGGATTGGGATTTCCGATCATCGTGTCTTCCATCCCAAGGCACACCATGGCATCACACTCTCTACACGACCCATCAGAAGTGTTGTCTTTCTTGATACGTCTGGCAAGATGGGGAGAGAATTCTTCAAACTAG
- the LOC127796404 gene encoding probable trehalose-phosphate phosphatase D isoform X1 — protein MNLRTLELGNGESVKSTAAVGNFKLTNVAISDETMRGNFAKLCRAMGFRRSMSNGQNIESISKAKHDKDSGDHTATDPSDLDASDTIYSAWLNEHPSALRCFKGMMSTAKGKKIIVFLDYDGTLSPIVNDPDRAFMSDRMRSAVHEVARRFPTAIISGRSRDKVYEFVQLDEVYYAGSHGLDIRGPPLQLKSYDAKYQTRALDKKGNEFTIFQPAQEFLPAIQQMLKEFEKKTSEIQGVVIEDNRFSISVHYRHVQEKDYGILQEAVHSVLAKYPCFHLTKGLKVLEIRPSIKWNKGHALEYLLDTLGFTSSSNFLPVYIGDDQTDEDAFKVLQSKGLGFPIIVSSIPRHTMASHSLHDPSEVLSFLIRLARWGENSSN, from the exons ATGAACCTACGTACCCTCGAGTTAGGCAATG GTGAATCGGTGAAATCCACTGCAGCCGTTGGAAATTTTAAGCTCACAAACGTTGCAATTTCAGACG AGACTATGAGGGGAAACTTTGCGAAGCTTTGTCGGGCAATGGGATTTCGAAGATCAATGTCCAATGGGCAAAATATTGAATCGATCTCAAAAGCTAAGCATGACAAGGATAGTGGTGATCACACTGCAACAGACCCAAGTGATCTGGATGCTTCAGATACAATTTATAGCGCTTGGTTG AATGAACACCCTTCTGCATTGAGATGTTTCAAAGGGATGATGAGCACTGCCAAGGGGAAGAAGATCATCGTGTTCTTGGATTACGATGGCACCCTCTCGCCAATCGTAAATGACCCTGACCGCGCTTTCATGTCTGATAGG ATGCGCTCTGCGGTACATGAAGTTGCTAGGCGATTTCCAACAGCCATAATTAGTGGTCGAAGCCGAGACAAG GTGTATGAATTTGTACAATTAGATGAGGTATACTATGCTGGAAGCCATGGTTTGGATATAAGGGGTCCGCCACTGCAGCTGAAGTCTTATGATGCCAAGTACCAAACCAGAGCTCTCGATAAAAAG GGGAATGAATTTACCATCTTCCAACCTGCACAGGAGTTTTTGCCTGCAATCCAACAG ATGTTGAAAGAATTCGAGAAGAAAACATCTGAAATACAGGGTGTCGTGATAGAAGACAATAGGTTCTCCATCTCTGTACATTACCGGCATGTCCAGGAGAAG GATTATGGCATATTACAAGAGGCGGTGCACTCTGTGCTTGCCAAATATCCATGTTTTCACCTGACAAAAGGCTTAAAGGTCTTGGAAATTCGGCCATCAATTAAGTGGAACAAAGGCCATGCACTGGAATATTTACTTGATACTCTGGGATTCACAAGCTCCAGTAATTTCCTTCCTGTTTATATTGGAGACGATCAGACTGATGAAGATGCTTTCAAG GTTCTACAGAGTAAAGGATTGGGATTTCCGATCATCGTGTCTTCCATCCCAAGGCACACCATGGCATCACACTCTCTACACGACCCATCAGAAGTGTTGTCTTTCTTGATACGTCTGGCAAGATGGGGAGAGAATTCTTCAAACTAG
- the LOC127807434 gene encoding probable protein phosphatase 2C member 13, mitochondrial, translating into MVCGSCLRSLILRAGYVGRFTKDRVQLSYLGRSLNATWGRTYLSTRTFTKTVEMMVDAGSTASQGPIVDVLAEKDVDGAYISGGWKSEDGKLSCGYSSFRGKRVSMEDFFDFRTSKIDGRTVCMFGIFDGHGGSRAAEFLKEHLFQNLLKHSQFLTNTKLAISETYQQTDMDFLESEKDSYRDDGSTASTAVLVGSHLYVANVGDSRTVISKAGKAIPLSEDHKPNRSDERKRIESAGGVVMWAGTWRVGGVLAMSRAFGNRMLKQFVVAEPEIQDQELDEQYELLVLASDGLWDVVPNEDAVSLALTEEEPEAAARKLTETAYARGSADNITCIVVRFHHDQTDPTIPPNPTDQAVPPNPADQAVPANASNLAIPANPGDQAVPANPGDQAVPVNPADLAIPANPADPVVPVKSVDPAEAANPQDQK; encoded by the exons ATGGTATGCGGCAGTTGCTTGAGGTCTTTGATTCTTCGAGCTGGATATGTGGGGAGATTCACCAAGGATAGAGTGCAGTTGAGCTACTTAGGAAGAAGTTTGAATGCAACTTGGGGCCGGACATATTTATCTACTCGTACATTCACAAAGACAGTAGAGATGATGGTGGATGCCGGTTCAACTGCTAGTCAAGGACCCATTGTTGATGTCCTGGCAGAGAAAGATGTTGATGGTGCCTATATCAGCGGAGGCTGGAAAAG TGAAGATGGAAAATTGAGCTGCGGATATTCAAGTTTTAGGGGAAAGAGAGTTAGCATGGAggatttctttgattttagAACTTCGAAAATCGATGGGCGAACAGTCTGCATGTTTGGGATATTTGACG GTCATGGTGGTTCTCGTGCAGCTGAGTTTCTAAAGGAGCATCTCTTTCAGAATCTTCTGAAGCATTCTCAATTTCTAACCAACACCAAATTGGCTATAA GTGAAACATATCAGCAGACTGACATGGACTTCTTGGAGTCCGAAAAAGACTCTTACCGTGATGATGGCTCTACTGCTTCCACAGCAGTTCTGGTTGGTAGCCATTTATATGTTGCCAATGTTGGAGATTCACGGACTGTTATATCAAAGGCAGGCAAAG CAATTCCTCTTTCTGAGGATCATAAACCAAACAGAAGTGATGAGCGGAAAAGAATTGAAAGTGCTGGAGGTGTTGTAATGTGGGCAG GCACTTGGAGAGTTGGTGGTGTCTTAGCAATGTCCCGTGCTTTTGGCAACCGCATGTTAAAGCAGTTTGTTGTGGCAGAACCTGAGATCCAG GATCAAGAACTTGATGAACAATATGAATTGCTTGTGCTTGCCAGTGATGGACTATGGGATGTGGTACCCAACGAG GATGCTGTGTCGCTTGCCCTGACTGAAGAAGAACCTGAGGCTGCAGCCCGAAAGTTAACAGAGACTGCTTATGCTCGTGGCAGTGCTGACAATATCACCTGCATCGTGGTAAGGTTTCACCATGACCAAACTGATCCAACTATTCCACCCAACCCCACCGATCAGGCTGTTCCACCCAACCCAGCTGATCAGGCGGTTCCAGCCAACGCTTCCAATCTGGCCATTCCAGCGAACCCAGGAGATCAGGCTGTTCCAGCGAACCCAGGAGATCAGGCTGTTCCAGTGAACCCAGCCGATCTGGCCATTCCAGCCAACCCAGCAGATCCAGTTGTTCCAGTCAAGTCTGTTGATCCGGCCGAGGCAGCTAATCCACAGGACCAGAAATAG
- the LOC127796404 gene encoding probable trehalose-phosphate phosphatase 2 isoform X3 → MRGNFAKLCRAMGFRRSMSNGQNIESISKAKHDKDSGDHTATDPSDLDASDTIYSAWLNEHPSALRCFKGMMSTAKGKKIIVFLDYDGTLSPIVNDPDRAFMSDRMRSAVHEVARRFPTAIISGRSRDKVYEFVQLDEVYYAGSHGLDIRGPPLQLKSYDAKYQTRALDKKGNEFTIFQPAQEFLPAIQQMLKEFEKKTSEIQGVVIEDNRFSISVHYRHVQEKDYGILQEAVHSVLAKYPCFHLTKGLKVLEIRPSIKWNKGHALEYLLDTLGFTSSSNFLPVYIGDDQTDEDAFKVLQSKGLGFPIIVSSIPRHTMASHSLHDPSEVLSFLIRLARWGENSSN, encoded by the exons ATGAGGGGAAACTTTGCGAAGCTTTGTCGGGCAATGGGATTTCGAAGATCAATGTCCAATGGGCAAAATATTGAATCGATCTCAAAAGCTAAGCATGACAAGGATAGTGGTGATCACACTGCAACAGACCCAAGTGATCTGGATGCTTCAGATACAATTTATAGCGCTTGGTTG AATGAACACCCTTCTGCATTGAGATGTTTCAAAGGGATGATGAGCACTGCCAAGGGGAAGAAGATCATCGTGTTCTTGGATTACGATGGCACCCTCTCGCCAATCGTAAATGACCCTGACCGCGCTTTCATGTCTGATAGG ATGCGCTCTGCGGTACATGAAGTTGCTAGGCGATTTCCAACAGCCATAATTAGTGGTCGAAGCCGAGACAAG GTGTATGAATTTGTACAATTAGATGAGGTATACTATGCTGGAAGCCATGGTTTGGATATAAGGGGTCCGCCACTGCAGCTGAAGTCTTATGATGCCAAGTACCAAACCAGAGCTCTCGATAAAAAG GGGAATGAATTTACCATCTTCCAACCTGCACAGGAGTTTTTGCCTGCAATCCAACAG ATGTTGAAAGAATTCGAGAAGAAAACATCTGAAATACAGGGTGTCGTGATAGAAGACAATAGGTTCTCCATCTCTGTACATTACCGGCATGTCCAGGAGAAG GATTATGGCATATTACAAGAGGCGGTGCACTCTGTGCTTGCCAAATATCCATGTTTTCACCTGACAAAAGGCTTAAAGGTCTTGGAAATTCGGCCATCAATTAAGTGGAACAAAGGCCATGCACTGGAATATTTACTTGATACTCTGGGATTCACAAGCTCCAGTAATTTCCTTCCTGTTTATATTGGAGACGATCAGACTGATGAAGATGCTTTCAAG GTTCTACAGAGTAAAGGATTGGGATTTCCGATCATCGTGTCTTCCATCCCAAGGCACACCATGGCATCACACTCTCTACACGACCCATCAGAAGTGTTGTCTTTCTTGATACGTCTGGCAAGATGGGGAGAGAATTCTTCAAACTAG